The following are from one region of the bacterium genome:
- the lexA gene encoding transcriptional repressor LexA, which translates to MYLTRRQREVFEFIRGFIDENGYSPSLEEVAKGLDLSSLATVHKHLTNLSEKGMIRRHWNRGRGIEICSDLGQPSMVSMELEACYAIPIRGTVAAGEPLDVEEDLTERLSVPSDLVRNAEQTFVLRVRGDSMIDEGICEGDFIICERRSEARNGQVVVALVGGHETTVKKFYRESPSEVRLQPANPYMAPIYVKAADVAIQGVVIGLVRRYDA; encoded by the coding sequence ATGTATCTGACACGGCGCCAGCGGGAAGTTTTTGAGTTCATTCGCGGCTTTATCGACGAGAACGGCTATTCGCCTTCGCTCGAGGAAGTGGCCAAGGGGCTCGATCTTTCGTCCCTCGCGACGGTACACAAGCACCTGACAAATCTGTCGGAGAAGGGCATGATCCGGCGGCATTGGAATCGTGGCCGCGGGATCGAGATCTGCTCGGATCTGGGCCAGCCCAGCATGGTGTCGATGGAGCTGGAGGCGTGCTACGCCATTCCGATTCGAGGCACGGTGGCCGCCGGCGAACCGTTGGATGTCGAGGAGGACCTGACGGAGCGGCTGAGTGTGCCAAGCGACCTGGTGCGCAACGCAGAGCAGACGTTTGTGCTGCGCGTGCGGGGCGATTCGATGATCGACGAGGGCATTTGCGAGGGCGACTTCATTATTTGCGAGCGGCGCAGCGAAGCGCGCAACGGGCAGGTGGTGGTGGCGCTGGTGGGCGGCCACGAGACGACGGTGAAGAAGTTCTATCGCGAGAGCCCGAGCGAGGTGCGTTTGCAGCCCGCCAACCCGTACATGGCACCGATTTATGTGAAGGCCGCGGATGTCGCGATCCAGGGCGTTGTGATCGGCCTGGTGCGGCGCTACGACGCTTGA
- a CDS encoding aminotransferase class V-fold PLP-dependent enzyme, with translation MRRPVYFDSHATTPVDPRVLEAMLPFFTEHFGNASSTAHEFGLAAADAVDGVRRGVAEGLGAEPREIVFTSGATESNNLALRGVAEALKKRGNHIVTCATEHHAVLDPLVRLDRHGFDVTVLPVEPDGRLDSERLREAIRDETILVSVMFANNEIGVLHDVAAIGAVCAERGILFHTDATQAVGKVPIDVRALGIHLLSLSAHKLYGPKGVGALYVRRSEPRVRLIPQIEGGGQERGIRSGTLNVPGIVGLGKALEVALEDLPEESVRLAGLRDRLRERLLAELDEVVENGSVEHRLPHSLSLSFGYVEGGALVNALREDLAISTGSACSSEDPEPSHVLTALGRSRELARATLRFGLTRFTTIEEVDFAAQRVVDAVRRLRSHSPLYEMRER, from the coding sequence ATCCGCCGGCCGGTTTACTTCGACAGTCACGCGACGACGCCCGTGGACCCTCGGGTTCTGGAGGCGATGCTGCCGTTTTTCACGGAGCATTTCGGCAATGCGAGTTCGACGGCGCATGAGTTTGGTCTTGCAGCGGCGGATGCAGTGGATGGCGTGCGGCGTGGCGTGGCGGAGGGGCTGGGCGCGGAGCCGCGAGAGATCGTCTTTACGAGCGGCGCGACGGAATCGAACAACCTGGCGCTGCGTGGGGTGGCGGAGGCGCTGAAGAAGCGCGGCAACCATATCGTGACGTGCGCGACGGAGCACCATGCGGTGCTGGATCCCTTGGTTCGCCTGGACCGGCACGGGTTCGATGTGACGGTGCTGCCTGTGGAGCCGGATGGTCGCCTGGATTCGGAGCGGCTACGCGAGGCGATTCGCGACGAGACGATTCTGGTTTCTGTGATGTTTGCGAACAATGAGATCGGGGTGCTGCACGATGTGGCGGCGATCGGGGCGGTTTGCGCGGAGCGCGGCATCCTGTTTCACACGGACGCGACGCAGGCAGTCGGGAAGGTGCCGATCGATGTGCGGGCGTTGGGGATTCATTTGTTGAGCCTGTCGGCGCACAAGCTCTACGGTCCGAAGGGCGTCGGGGCGTTGTATGTGCGGCGGAGCGAACCGCGCGTGCGTCTGATTCCGCAGATCGAGGGCGGGGGCCAGGAGCGGGGCATTCGTAGCGGGACGCTGAACGTGCCGGGGATCGTCGGGCTGGGCAAGGCGCTGGAGGTGGCGTTGGAAGATTTGCCGGAAGAATCGGTCCGGCTGGCGGGTCTGCGCGATCGGCTGCGAGAGCGGTTGCTGGCCGAGCTGGACGAGGTGGTGGAGAACGGAAGCGTCGAGCATCGGCTGCCGCATTCGTTGAGCTTGTCGTTCGGGTACGTGGAAGGCGGTGCGCTGGTGAATGCGCTTCGGGAGGACCTGGCGATTTCGACGGGGTCGGCGTGCAGCTCGGAGGATCCGGAGCCAAGCCACGTACTGACGGCGCTGGGGCGCTCGCGGGAGCTGGCACGCGCAACATTGCGCTTTGGTTTGACGCGATTTACAACGATCGAAGAAGTCGATTTTGCGGCCCAGCGCGTGGTTGATGCGGTGCGGCGGCTGCGTTCCCATTCGCCCCTTTACGAGATGCGCGAGCGGTAG
- a CDS encoding elongation factor G, translating to MERYTTEQIRNVALTGHSGSGKTILVEALLHTSGMIDRMGAIESGSTVSDYDAEEQKRQVSLNSSLAPITLKDVKINLLDCPGFRDFVGEIKQAVRVAEMALIVVDATTGVEVGTEFAVSFADEYQIPKAFFVNKMDKERANFDSAISSIEQSFPDVHCVPLTLPIGSEADFKGVIDLLTMKAIYDEGGKREVKDIPAELQDAAEEARKRLVEAAAEGDDDLTEKFLMEETLTDDEIKRGLREDLEEGRFAPVLCGSAAKEIGLTVLQNFFIHECPPPTERKGFQALKSKDSDEIEMKKIDPSAPFSALVYKTVNDEFVGRLSFFKCITGEAKGDGTIKNARTDQTERVGHVFSMRGKQQLSVSGICAGDIGTFAKLDTVHTGDTLLEVKGIDVVYAPTRMPKPTVHMAIEAKSKSDEDRLGMGMHKMLETDPTLKVERDSLLHQTVISGMGDTHLDVTAARLESLNKVEVVMKAPRVQYRETLSKKGEGQGRYKKQTGGRGQFGDCWIRLAPRQRGEGFNFEWKVVGGNIPTNFTSSVEKGLRDSLTRGIIAGYPMVDVHAECFDGSYHSVDSSDMAFQVAASLAFKNVAPKCAPQLLEPINKVIVEVPDSYMGDIMGYVSGKRGRIAGSDQMGTRVRVNAEVPAAEMATFSRDLRSMTQGRAIFESEFDHYEPVPPGIVDKVIEEVRIDHHEAE from the coding sequence TTGGAACGCTATACCACCGAACAGATTCGCAACGTCGCCCTGACCGGGCACTCCGGCTCCGGCAAGACGATCCTTGTCGAAGCGCTGCTCCACACCTCCGGCATGATCGACCGGATGGGTGCCATCGAGAGCGGCTCCACCGTCTCGGACTATGATGCCGAGGAACAGAAACGCCAAGTTTCGCTGAACTCGTCGTTGGCGCCGATCACGCTGAAGGACGTGAAGATCAACCTGCTGGATTGCCCCGGCTTCCGTGACTTCGTGGGCGAGATCAAGCAGGCCGTCCGCGTGGCGGAAATGGCGCTGATCGTCGTCGACGCGACGACCGGCGTGGAAGTCGGTACTGAGTTCGCGGTCTCTTTCGCGGACGAGTACCAGATCCCGAAGGCCTTCTTCGTCAACAAGATGGATAAGGAACGGGCAAACTTTGACAGCGCGATCAGCAGCATCGAGCAGTCTTTCCCGGACGTGCACTGTGTTCCGCTGACGCTTCCGATTGGCTCCGAAGCGGACTTCAAGGGCGTGATCGATTTGCTGACCATGAAGGCGATTTACGACGAGGGCGGCAAGCGCGAGGTGAAGGACATTCCTGCGGAGCTGCAGGACGCCGCCGAGGAGGCGCGCAAGCGCCTGGTCGAAGCCGCCGCGGAAGGCGACGACGATCTGACCGAGAAGTTCCTGATGGAAGAGACGCTGACGGATGATGAGATCAAGCGCGGACTGCGCGAGGATCTCGAGGAAGGTCGTTTCGCGCCGGTGCTTTGTGGCTCTGCGGCGAAGGAAATCGGCCTGACGGTTCTTCAGAACTTCTTCATTCACGAATGCCCGCCGCCGACCGAGCGCAAAGGCTTCCAGGCTTTGAAGAGCAAGGACAGCGACGAGATCGAGATGAAGAAGATCGATCCGTCGGCGCCGTTCAGCGCGCTGGTTTATAAGACGGTCAACGACGAGTTCGTCGGCCGCCTTTCGTTCTTCAAGTGCATCACCGGTGAAGCGAAGGGCGATGGCACGATCAAGAACGCGCGCACGGATCAGACCGAGCGCGTCGGCCATGTCTTTTCGATGCGCGGCAAGCAGCAGTTGAGTGTCTCCGGCATCTGTGCCGGCGACATCGGCACGTTCGCGAAGCTGGACACGGTCCACACGGGCGATACGCTGCTCGAGGTGAAGGGCATCGATGTTGTGTACGCTCCGACGCGGATGCCGAAGCCAACGGTGCACATGGCGATCGAGGCGAAGAGCAAGAGCGATGAAGATCGCCTCGGCATGGGCATGCACAAGATGCTCGAGACCGATCCGACGCTGAAGGTGGAGCGCGATTCGTTGCTGCACCAGACGGTGATCTCCGGCATGGGCGACACGCACCTGGATGTGACGGCTGCGCGGCTCGAGTCGTTGAACAAGGTCGAGGTCGTGATGAAGGCCCCGCGCGTTCAGTATCGCGAGACGCTGAGCAAGAAGGGCGAAGGCCAGGGCCGTTACAAGAAGCAGACGGGCGGCCGCGGCCAGTTCGGCGATTGCTGGATTCGCCTTGCTCCGCGCCAGCGCGGCGAGGGCTTCAACTTCGAGTGGAAGGTTGTCGGCGGTAACATCCCGACGAACTTCACGAGCTCGGTTGAGAAGGGCCTGCGCGACTCGCTGACTCGCGGCATCATTGCGGGCTACCCGATGGTCGACGTGCACGCCGAGTGCTTCGACGGTTCGTATCACTCGGTGGACTCGAGCGATATGGCCTTCCAGGTCGCCGCGTCGTTGGCGTTCAAGAATGTGGCGCCGAAGTGCGCTCCGCAGCTTCTTGAGCCGATCAACAAGGTGATCGTCGAAGTGCCCGACAGCTACATGGGCGACATCATGGGTTACGTATCGGGCAAGCGCGGCCGCATCGCCGGCAGCGACCAGATGGGCACTCGCGTTCGCGTGAACGCGGAGGTCCCCGCGGCGGAGATGGCAACCTTCAGCCGCGACCTGCGTTCGATGACGCAGGGTCGCGCGATCTTCGAGAGCGAGTTCGATCACTACGAGCCGGTTCCGCCGGGAATCGTGGACAAGGTGATCGAGGAAGTCCGCATCGACCACCACGAAGCGGAATAA
- a CDS encoding DUF4410 domain-containing protein: MQPSPPRINRGDLRTHAPLLLLLLLTAVALTGCTRTVEPIGVLDDYAAFNCINEPDVKLRVGGWQDYTVDPLYLTRAQIREYHDDGRAIPIPESFGLTEEKIQPTLFIVPEPIWATPYDEFDDTDRDEILFTVRERMYRYLLRAYPHPVRVRYAMPLDDPMLTDHRVLTVRTYVTDVEDGQGFWRYVIGYGAGATVIQLEGRIYEGVEDETVLAEFAIRESHGGYPNGFFNPQVFDAPYCLKYAVEEAIGKLTERLREFIPGVLPRPGMEREVRQLLEQNYPDYKPTVYDGSE, encoded by the coding sequence ATGCAGCCCAGCCCCCCTAGAATCAATCGAGGTGACTTGCGCACCCACGCCCCGCTCCTCCTGCTGCTCCTCCTGACCGCCGTTGCCCTGACCGGATGCACACGCACCGTTGAACCCATCGGCGTCCTCGATGACTACGCCGCATTCAACTGCATCAATGAACCCGACGTGAAACTCCGCGTCGGAGGCTGGCAGGACTACACCGTCGACCCACTCTATCTGACCCGTGCGCAGATCCGCGAATACCACGATGACGGCCGAGCCATTCCCATCCCCGAGTCCTTCGGCCTGACCGAAGAGAAGATTCAGCCCACACTCTTCATCGTCCCCGAGCCAATCTGGGCAACGCCCTATGATGAATTCGACGACACCGACCGCGACGAGATCCTCTTCACTGTCCGCGAGCGCATGTATCGCTACCTGCTGCGCGCCTACCCGCATCCGGTGCGGGTCCGCTACGCCATGCCCCTCGACGATCCGATGCTCACCGACCATCGCGTTCTGACCGTTCGGACCTACGTCACCGATGTAGAGGACGGGCAAGGCTTCTGGCGCTATGTCATCGGCTACGGTGCCGGCGCCACGGTGATCCAACTCGAAGGCCGCATCTACGAAGGCGTCGAAGACGAAACCGTCCTGGCCGAGTTTGCCATCCGCGAATCCCACGGCGGATATCCAAACGGGTTCTTCAACCCCCAGGTCTTCGATGCCCCCTACTGCCTCAAGTACGCCGTCGAAGAAGCCATCGGCAAACTCACCGAGCGCTTGCGCGAGTTCATCCCCGGGGTTCTGCCCAGGCCGGGAATGGAAAGAGAGGTCCGCCAGTTGCTCGAGCAGAACTATCCCGATTACAAGCCGACCGTCTATGACGGGTCCGAATAG
- a CDS encoding OmpA family protein, with the protein MKWTRIFATAGALVFALVMTTGCNSIQKGAAAGGALGAAVGGVVAHNYTSMAVGQGIAMGGAAGAATGGLAGDAYRQMTEDDVERELQNLRAELDSKNQELAELRDAGATADTLAEMDMLRGELDRTISDLENARTSLDQRTAEVEQMNNQIDQMAEARDQANSRATAMQTQLREVEDQLAMARNQVQTIQASLREKEQGLNQLRAQLKDLNVQLDETNRGLTMTIVNELLYKPGKAELSDEGIELMSQIAEIIQTNFPNRELLVEGHTDNEPIQYSSWKSNWELGAARALTVVHELVEGQGFDPSRLSATSYGEYRPIAPNATPDGRAQNRRSVIVILPEKMPLQRTTLASL; encoded by the coding sequence ATGAAGTGGACCAGAATTTTCGCAACCGCCGGCGCATTGGTTTTCGCGTTGGTTATGACGACAGGGTGTAACTCGATCCAGAAAGGCGCAGCCGCGGGTGGAGCCCTCGGCGCCGCCGTTGGTGGAGTCGTCGCCCACAACTACACCTCCATGGCCGTTGGCCAGGGCATCGCCATGGGTGGTGCCGCAGGCGCCGCGACCGGCGGCCTGGCCGGCGATGCATATCGCCAGATGACCGAAGACGACGTGGAGCGCGAACTGCAGAATCTCCGGGCCGAACTCGATTCCAAGAACCAGGAACTGGCAGAACTTCGCGATGCCGGCGCCACCGCCGATACACTCGCGGAAATGGATATGCTGCGCGGCGAACTCGATCGCACCATCAGCGATCTCGAAAACGCCCGCACCTCCCTGGATCAGCGCACTGCCGAAGTCGAGCAGATGAACAACCAGATCGACCAGATGGCCGAGGCCCGCGATCAGGCCAACTCCCGCGCCACCGCCATGCAGACGCAGTTGCGCGAAGTCGAAGACCAGCTCGCCATGGCCCGAAACCAGGTCCAGACCATCCAGGCTTCCCTTCGCGAGAAAGAGCAGGGCCTCAATCAACTGCGCGCCCAGCTCAAGGACCTCAACGTCCAGCTCGACGAGACCAACCGCGGCCTGACTATGACCATCGTCAACGAGCTCCTCTACAAGCCCGGCAAAGCCGAACTGAGCGACGAAGGTATCGAGCTCATGAGCCAGATCGCTGAGATCATCCAGACCAACTTCCCCAACCGCGAACTGCTGGTCGAAGGGCACACGGACAACGAGCCCATCCAGTACTCCAGTTGGAAGTCGAACTGGGAACTTGGCGCCGCTCGCGCGCTGACCGTCGTGCACGAACTGGTTGAGGGCCAAGGCTTCGATCCCTCGCGCCTCTCCGCCACAAGCTACGGCGAGTACCGTCCGATCGCTCCGAACGCGACCCCCGACGGCCGCGCCCAGAATCGTCGCTCGGTCATCGTCATCCTGCCCGAGAAAATGCCGCTGCAGCGCACCACACTCGCGTCGCTGTAA
- a CDS encoding polysaccharide deacetylase family protein encodes MQRKRSALWIILWIASLLFVVACGSHAAELEGEPPMPGTVRITFELTVPEDLDDPVFITGTLPQWGPWDPAIAEMKGTGTTRQYVADVSIGTSIEYKFTLGTWQQELQDENGYISGNFSLEANEPTTVQHRAYSFGSGASRDADPDGLIKATADAPDIWIAKYPKFYETFLFPDGRSKAVVISMDDCPQQDRRFVALLNEHGLHGTFHLNSSRLVQDDYIGHDEVKTLYAGHEVSGHTVTHPWLTTLSREEIKAEVGDDLEALTEAAGYEIRGLSYPFGALDQETLDVLHELSVAYARTVAPNPEMALPYDPLVWPGGSHQSDAVPQARRLIDANDGRLRLLVVWGHAWELDGHPDGAPNSWSSMDDFCTLLEGHAADIWNPTYIEAADYIHALSQLEFNGSQVTNAAEIPVWLRDASGQPNELSPGATVNLAP; translated from the coding sequence ATGCAACGCAAGCGCTCCGCTCTCTGGATCATCCTCTGGATCGCATCGCTGCTGTTTGTTGTCGCATGCGGAAGCCACGCGGCGGAGTTGGAAGGAGAACCCCCAATGCCCGGCACCGTGCGCATCACATTCGAACTCACCGTTCCGGAAGACCTCGATGATCCCGTCTTCATCACTGGCACGCTGCCGCAATGGGGCCCGTGGGATCCCGCCATCGCAGAAATGAAAGGCACTGGCACCACGCGCCAATACGTTGCCGATGTTTCCATCGGCACATCGATCGAATACAAGTTCACACTCGGCACATGGCAGCAGGAACTGCAGGACGAGAACGGTTACATCTCCGGCAACTTCTCACTCGAAGCAAACGAACCCACGACCGTGCAGCATCGCGCGTACTCATTCGGTTCCGGAGCCAGCCGCGACGCCGATCCCGATGGACTCATCAAAGCCACTGCCGATGCGCCCGATATCTGGATCGCAAAGTACCCGAAGTTCTACGAGACATTCCTGTTTCCCGACGGGCGCAGCAAAGCTGTCGTCATCAGCATGGACGACTGCCCGCAACAGGATCGTCGCTTCGTCGCGCTACTCAACGAACACGGCCTGCACGGCACGTTTCACCTGAACTCCAGCCGACTCGTGCAAGATGATTACATCGGACACGACGAAGTCAAAACCCTCTACGCCGGCCACGAAGTCTCCGGCCACACCGTCACACATCCGTGGCTTACCACACTGTCGCGCGAAGAAATCAAAGCCGAAGTCGGCGACGACCTCGAAGCCCTGACCGAAGCCGCCGGCTACGAAATCCGCGGCCTCTCCTATCCATTCGGCGCGCTCGACCAGGAAACCCTCGACGTCCTGCACGAACTTAGCGTCGCGTACGCACGCACCGTTGCTCCGAATCCGGAGATGGCCCTCCCCTACGATCCACTCGTCTGGCCTGGGGGCTCGCACCAGAGCGACGCCGTCCCGCAGGCCCGCCGCCTGATCGACGCAAACGACGGCCGCCTTCGCCTTCTCGTCGTCTGGGGCCACGCCTGGGAACTCGACGGCCATCCCGACGGCGCGCCGAACAGTTGGTCCTCCATGGACGACTTCTGCACGCTGCTCGAAGGCCACGCTGCCGACATCTGGAATCCCACCTACATCGAAGCCGCCGATTATATCCACGCACTCAGCCAACTCGAATTCAACGGCTCGCAAGTCACCAACGCCGCCGAAATCCCTGTCTGGCTCCGCGACGCCTCCGGCCAACCCAACGAACTCTCCCCCGGCGCCACGGTGAATCTGGCCCCCTAA
- the ilvB gene encoding biosynthetic-type acetolactate synthase large subunit: MTAEHIEQKTTSSPIGQKMNGADMIIQVLADEGVDTVFGYSGGAILPTYDAVFRHNAQQEKDPKNQIRLVVPANEQGAGFMAAGYARSTGRVGVFLVTSGPGATNCVTPIRDSMADSVPVVMISGQVPRAAIGSDAFQEAPVFNIMSSCAKHAFLVEDPEELEATIRTAFEIARSGRPGPVVIDVPKDVQNWIGTYKGEGTLSFRGYQKRVESLMNSRVPKRRAEQFFEMLGESKRPLIYAGGGVINSGSAETLRKFSEHFGIPVVTTLMGIGSMDTQSDLCMNMLGMHGAAHANYAVEDCDFLIAVGSRFDDRVAGKVKEFAPLAKNFAHIDIDAAEIGKVKIVDWSHVGDAGRALEDLMDFGKEFKRDFSQWGAYCKELKTKYPMDYDRNSKLIQPYFVLETLNDLTKGDAIVVTGVGQHQMWAAQYCAVSKPRSFLTSGSMGTMGFGLPAAIGAQAANPDRLVVDVDGDGSLRMNLGELETATTYDLPVKVLLFNNLGDGMVRQWQKMFFGERFSGSDKSLHAKDFVKAAEADGYKFAERLTDKAKVREVLERFITFEGPAFLEVMIDPDAGVYPMVGPGMGYKQMITGEHIKRRDQGPIEKVDPESTPDLF, translated from the coding sequence ATGACTGCCGAGCATATCGAACAGAAAACGACTTCCTCGCCGATTGGCCAGAAGATGAACGGCGCGGATATGATCATCCAGGTGCTGGCGGACGAGGGCGTCGATACGGTCTTTGGTTACAGCGGCGGCGCGATTCTGCCGACTTACGACGCGGTGTTCCGTCACAACGCGCAGCAGGAGAAGGATCCGAAGAATCAGATTCGTCTGGTTGTTCCGGCAAACGAGCAGGGCGCGGGCTTTATGGCGGCGGGCTATGCGCGATCGACGGGGCGCGTCGGGGTTTTTCTTGTGACGTCGGGTCCGGGCGCGACGAATTGCGTGACGCCGATCCGCGACAGTATGGCGGACTCCGTCCCCGTGGTGATGATCAGTGGCCAGGTTCCGCGCGCGGCAATCGGCAGTGATGCGTTCCAGGAAGCGCCGGTTTTCAATATCATGAGCTCGTGCGCGAAGCATGCGTTCCTGGTGGAGGATCCGGAAGAGCTGGAAGCAACGATTCGCACGGCGTTCGAGATTGCTCGCAGCGGCCGACCGGGTCCGGTGGTGATCGATGTCCCGAAGGATGTGCAGAATTGGATCGGAACGTATAAGGGCGAAGGAACCCTGTCTTTTCGCGGTTACCAGAAGCGCGTCGAGTCGTTGATGAATTCGCGTGTGCCGAAGCGGCGCGCGGAGCAGTTTTTCGAGATGTTGGGCGAGTCGAAGCGTCCGCTGATTTATGCAGGCGGCGGCGTGATCAACAGCGGCTCCGCAGAGACGTTGCGGAAGTTCTCCGAGCATTTCGGCATCCCGGTTGTGACGACGCTGATGGGAATTGGCTCGATGGATACGCAGAGCGACCTGTGCATGAACATGCTCGGAATGCACGGCGCGGCGCACGCGAACTATGCGGTGGAAGATTGCGATTTCCTGATCGCGGTGGGTTCGCGTTTCGATGATCGCGTGGCGGGCAAGGTGAAAGAGTTTGCGCCGTTGGCGAAGAACTTCGCGCACATCGATATCGATGCGGCGGAAATCGGGAAGGTGAAGATCGTCGATTGGTCGCACGTCGGGGATGCAGGGCGTGCGCTGGAGGATCTGATGGACTTCGGCAAGGAGTTCAAGCGCGACTTCTCGCAGTGGGGGGCGTACTGCAAGGAACTGAAGACAAAGTACCCGATGGACTACGATCGGAACAGCAAGTTGATTCAGCCGTATTTTGTGCTGGAAACATTGAACGATCTGACAAAGGGCGATGCGATCGTCGTGACCGGCGTCGGGCAGCATCAGATGTGGGCGGCGCAGTATTGCGCGGTCAGTAAGCCGCGCTCGTTCCTGACGAGCGGCAGCATGGGCACGATGGGATTCGGCTTGCCGGCGGCAATCGGCGCGCAGGCGGCGAATCCGGATCGGCTTGTTGTGGATGTGGATGGCGACGGTAGCTTGCGCATGAACCTGGGCGAGCTGGAAACGGCGACGACGTACGATCTGCCCGTGAAGGTCTTGCTGTTCAACAACCTGGGCGATGGGATGGTGCGTCAGTGGCAGAAGATGTTCTTCGGCGAACGTTTCTCGGGCAGTGACAAGTCGCTGCACGCGAAGGACTTTGTGAAGGCGGCCGAGGCGGATGGCTACAAGTTCGCCGAGCGGCTGACCGACAAGGCGAAGGTGCGCGAGGTTCTTGAGCGGTTCATCACGTTCGAGGGGCCTGCGTTCCTGGAGGTGATGATCGATCCGGACGCCGGCGTGTATCCGATGGTCGGTCCGGGAATGGGCTACAAGCAGATGATCACCGGCGAGCACATCAAGCGCCGCGACCAGGGGCCGATTGAGAAGGTCGATCCCGAGTCGACGCCGGACTTGTTCTAA
- the ilvN gene encoding acetolactate synthase small subunit, with the protein MSNNGSHTEGQEFVISVLVENRFGVLARIASLFAARGFNIESLAVGTTHDPTASRMTLVVRGDSTIIEQIQKQLNKLIEVIKVQNLTELGSYIDRELVLIKVTVPPGRRTDVIELVKIFKAKPIDITPDTMSLEITGHQPKIETFLEMLAPYGLLEVARTGRVALTRGPGGLHSSFTRTYAAGQSTKHATPLKS; encoded by the coding sequence ATGAGTAACAATGGAAGCCATACAGAAGGTCAGGAGTTCGTGATTTCGGTGCTGGTGGAGAACCGGTTCGGTGTGTTGGCGCGAATCGCGAGTCTGTTCGCCGCACGAGGTTTCAATATCGAGTCGCTGGCTGTCGGCACGACGCACGATCCGACGGCGAGCCGCATGACATTGGTTGTTCGAGGCGACTCCACGATCATCGAGCAAATTCAAAAGCAACTGAACAAGCTGATCGAAGTCATCAAGGTGCAGAATCTGACAGAGCTCGGCAGCTACATCGATCGCGAACTGGTGCTGATCAAGGTCACGGTTCCGCCGGGACGACGCACGGATGTGATCGAACTGGTGAAGATCTTCAAGGCGAAGCCGATCGACATTACACCGGATACGATGTCGCTGGAAATCACGGGTCATCAGCCGAAGATCGAAACGTTCCTGGAGATGCTGGCGCCGTACGGTCTGCTGGAGGTTGCACGCACGGGTCGCGTTGCGCTGACGCGCGGTCCGGGCGGTTTGCACTCGTCGTTCACGCGCACGTACGCAGCGGGACAGAGCACGAAGCACGCGACGCCGTTGAAGAGCTAG
- a CDS encoding STAS domain-containing protein, producing MTPMSNSSTQPRNPESDIRCAVLENDDIAVVRVIGRGSFLNSVPFKRFADHLQAQGHPGKFLVDLAQCETMDSTFMGVLASISIAQTKSGRDRLLVANANEHVRRLLKTLGLTHLLSIHDGDHAERAISKAEDHLETPDTGPISRLDQILHTLEAHKTLVRVDDENELRFQSVIHYLEKSLQNAEDGKEDW from the coding sequence ATGACGCCGATGAGCAACTCCTCGACGCAACCCCGCAATCCCGAGTCGGATATCCGGTGCGCGGTCCTGGAAAACGATGATATCGCCGTCGTCCGCGTGATCGGGCGCGGCTCCTTCCTGAACAGCGTCCCCTTCAAGCGATTCGCCGACCACCTCCAGGCCCAGGGCCACCCTGGCAAGTTCCTCGTCGACCTCGCCCAGTGCGAAACCATGGACTCCACCTTCATGGGGGTCCTGGCTTCCATCAGCATCGCCCAGACCAAGAGCGGCCGCGACCGACTCCTCGTTGCCAACGCCAACGAACACGTCCGCCGCCTCCTCAAGACCCTTGGCCTCACCCACCTGCTTTCCATCCACGATGGCGACCACGCCGAGCGGGCCATCTCCAAGGCCGAAGACCACCTCGAAACCCCCGACACCGGCCCCATCAGCCGTCTCGATCAGATCCTCCACACCCTCGAGGCCCACAAAACCCTCGTCCGAGTCGACGACGAAAACGAGCTCCGCTTCCAGTCCGTCATTCACTATCTCGAAAAAAGCCTCCAGAACGCCGAAGACGGCAAAGAAGACTGGTAA